One part of the Vicia villosa cultivar HV-30 ecotype Madison, WI linkage group LG6, Vvil1.0, whole genome shotgun sequence genome encodes these proteins:
- the LOC131613549 gene encoding uncharacterized protein LOC131613549, which translates to MAEVVNGPCESLDHEDPYTHLTRFYEIAGTLGAPEAEEEAVFMRLFPHSLIGKAKDWYLDQSTETMTNWNVLERNFLSRFFSHNRFMDAKTAIATFTQLSNETLCEAWERYKSMLQKCPNHGFDDMSQIHIFRNGLLPQPKLLLDATAGGSLIAKSAAEAISIIDRMALTDHQVQHNRGTVQKKPGVLELGTNDAILAQNKLLTQTVEELTKQLSKLPQQLKEVHGSSNASQQVAFCELCTGDHPTGFCPPINEEVKYMGNQQQRQVPYNQGYPHNNNASYGQNRPNQYQSYTQPDKLSKIEDTLNQFMQLSMANQKNTDASIRNLETQVGQITKQLSEQQRGTFSATTQVNPKETCNAIMTKGDDIVQDKVGDN; encoded by the exons atggctgAAGTTGTTAATGGTCCTTGTGAAA gtttggatcaTGAAGATCCATACACTCACCTCACCCGATTCTACGAAATAGCGGGTACATTAGGTGCACCAGAGGCTGAAGAGGAAGCTGTCTTCATGAGGTTATTTCCACACTCTTTGATCGgaaaagcaaaggattggtacctcGATCAATCAACAGAAACCATGACCAATTGGAATGTGTTAGAGAGAAACTTTCTTAGCAGATTCTTTTCTCACAACCGATTCATGGATGCAAAGACAGCTATCGCTACATTCACCCAACTTTCAAATGAAACTTTGTGTGAAGCCTGGGAACGCTATAAATCCATGCTACAGAAGTGTCCAAACCACGGTTTCGACGACATGTCACAAATCCACATTTTCCGTAATGGATTATTACCTCAACCGAAGCTTTTACTTGACGCAacagctggaggttccttgatAGCAAAAAGTGCAGCAGAAGCAATTTcaatcattgataggatggctctCACAGATCACCAAGTTCAACACAATCGAGGTACCGTCCAAAAGAAGCCTGGAGTTTTAGAATTGGGTACAAATGACGCAATCCTAGCACAAAACAAACTGCTCACTCAAACCGTAGAGGAATTGACAAAACAGCTGTCCAAGCTTCCTCAACAACTCAAAGAAGTGCACGGTTCGTCAAACGCATCACAACAAGTGGCTTTTTGTGAACTTTGTACGGGTGATCATCCAACTGGTTTCTGTCCCCCGATCAACGAAGAGGTAAAATATATGGGAAATCAACAACAAAGGCAAGTTCCGTACAATCAAGGTTATCCACACAACAACAACGCAAGCTATGGCCAAAACCGACCAAATCAGTACCAAAGTTACACGCAGCCAGATAAGCTTTCAAAGATCGAGGATAccttgaatcaattcatgcaattgtccATGGCAAACCAGAAAAACACTGATGCATCGATTAGAAATCTTGAAACGCAAGTTGGGCAAATTACGAAGCAACTAAGTGAGCAACAAAGAGGTACGTTTTCTGCCACCACTCAAGTTAATCCCAAGGAAACTTGTAATGCAATCATGACTAAAGGCGAtgacattgttcaagacaaagttGGGGATAATTAA
- the LOC131611459 gene encoding CASP-like protein 4A1 has product MNKQDSEQKLTQPRHSSDPKQQENEEEDNIEQSISKSPSPPLHSLSDSPISDDHRSLPLVVQPPVVTAHRFQVEPAVITKVDPGAEEGFVGVKEVEREQSATGDGDGGGGGDRRLRPDVSSLLRSEKVANLNKFLLGLRIAGFVFCLVSFSVLVADRKKGWALDSFYLYKEFRYSLSVNVIGFVYSGLQICDLVKYLISRKHIVEHRLRGYFTFALDQILTYLLMSASSSAATRTYDWESNWGHDKFPFMANASVVLSFIAFVVFALASLVSGSMLCKF; this is encoded by the exons ATGAACAAACAAGATTCTGAACAAAAACTAACTCAACCACGCCACAGTTCAGACCCCAAACaacaagaaaatgaagaagaagataacATAGAGCAAAGTATTAGCAAATCCCCTTCACCACCGCTTCACTCTCTCTCAGACTCGCCAATTTCCGACGATCATCGCTCCCTCCCTCTAGTCGTGCAACCGCCGGTGGTAACTGCTCACAGATTCCAGGTTGAACCAGCGGTCATCACCAAGGTAGATCCCGGTGCAGAAGAGGGTTTCGTCGGCGTAAAAGAGGTTGAACGAGAACAATCCGCCACCGGTGACGgcgatggtggtggtggtggtgatcgGAGATTAAGACCGGACGTGTCGAGTTTATTGAGGTCGGAGAAAGTTGCGAATTTGAATAAGTTTTTGTTGGGCCTTAGAATTGCGGGGTTTGTTTTCTGCTTGGTTTCTTTTTCGGTGTTGGTTGCTGATAGGAAAAAGGGTTGGGCTCTTGACTCTTTCTATTTGTACAAAGAATTCAG GTATAGCTTATCTGTGAATGTGATTGGGTTTGTGTATTCGGGGTTGCAGATATGTGATCTAGTCAAGTACTTGATCAGTAGAAAGCATATAGTGGAGCATAGATTACGGGGTTACTTCACTTTTGCATTGGATCAG ATCTTGACATACCTTCTAATGTCTGCATCTTCATCGGCTGCCACTAGAACTTATGACTGGGAGTCCAACTGGGGTCATGACAAGTTTCCGTTCATGGCGAATGCATCTGTGGTCTTGTCCTTCATTGCTTTTGTGGTATTTGCATTGGCCTCTCTAGTCTCGGGTTCTATGCTTTGTAAGTTCTGA